The genomic window GTGTTCGACGGCGAGATCGACGACTTCATCGAGGCCGGCATCCGCTGGCGCCGGACCGGCCAGACGGTTGCCGACCAGAACTGACCCCCGCAGCAGGCTCAGCGCCGACTGCGGTAACTGCGTCGGCCTCTGCTGTGTCGTCCTGACGTTCGCGAAATCCGCCGACTTCGCGATCGACAAGCCGGCGGGTGAACCGTGCCCGAACCTGAGCGACGATCACCGCTGCACGATCCACAGTCAGCTGCGCAGCAAGGGCTTCCAAGGCTGCACGGTGTACGACTGCTTCGGCGCCGGGCAGGAGTTGACGAAACGCGGGCCGGAGATGTTCGCCGCGCTTCCGATCCTGCGCCAGCTGCACGAGCTGCTCTGGTACCTGACGGAAGCCCTTGAATACAACGCGAACGCGCAACCGGCGATCGACCGCGTCGAACGTGTCTGCCGTACGCCGAACCTCGCCGACGTCGACGTGGCCGCCGAACGCGCGGCCGTCAACGAGGTACTCCTGGAAACGAGCCGGTCGGTCCGCGGCCACCAACCGAAGAAGAAGGACCGCCGCGGCGCCGACCTGATCGGAGCCCGCCTCCACAAGGCGGACCTCTCCAAGGCCGACCTCCGCGGCGCCTACCTGATCGCCGCCGACCTCCGCGAAGCCAATCTCCGCCAGGCCGATCTGATCGGCGCCGACCTGCGCGACGCCGACCTCTGCGGCGCCGACCTGACGGGTGCCCTGTTCCTCACCCAGTCCCAGGTCAACGCCGCACGAGGCGACCGAACAACCAGACTTCCGAAGGTTCTTACGCGCCCTTCCCACTGGACCGCAACTGGTGCGTGACCGGCGCCATCAGCACCGAGATGGCGGTGATCGCGAGCGCTACGGTTGCGAGTGCGCCGCCCTGGCCCCAGTTGGAGCCGGCGATGGACAGGTACGCCGTACCGACCGTTGCTGCTCCTAGCGCCAGGCAGGTCTGCTGGCTAGTGAGCAGGATGCCGCTGCCGAGTCCTGCCTGCGCCGGCGGAACCTGGCTGAGGACCACGCCGATCAGCGGAACCATGACGAGACCGGAGCCGAAGCCCGCGACCAGCATCGGAACGGCGAGGCGCAACGGATCCACGTGCGGCCACAGGGTCAGCGCCACCACGGCGAGCAGCGCGTAGCCGACGGCCTGGATGAGCCAGCCGCGCAGGATGAGCCCTGCGCCGTAGCGGACCTGCAGGCGCGGCCCGTAGATCGAGGTGATCAGGAAGCCGACGGCCAGCGGGAGCAGGCTCAGACCGCCTTCCAGCGGCGACATGTGCGCCTCGCCCTGCGTCGCGAACGCGAAGACGAACATGAAGCCACCGAACGTCGTGAAGAACGCGACCGCCAGCAGCAGGCCGATCCGCATCGCACGCAGCCGCAGTACCGTCGGCGGGATCAGCGGAGCATGGCCGGAGCGCTCTGACCGGTGCTGGTGCAGACCGAGCACCGCGACAGCAGGAACGCTGGCGGCGAGGCAGATCCAGGTCCAGAGCGGCCAGCCGAGCGGACGGCCTTCGGTGAGCGGCAGGAGCAGCAGTACCAACGTCAGCGCGAGCAGGGCGGCCCCGATCAGGTCCACACGCTGTGCCCGGTCCGCCTTGGTCTCCGGTAGCACCCGGAACGCGGCGGCGATGGCCAGCAGACCGACCGGTACGTTGACCAGGAACACGGCCCGCCACCCGAGGTTGAAGACGTTCGCCTCGATCAGCACGCCGCCGAGGATCTGCCCGAGGGCGGCCGCGGCACCGCCCGCGACGCCGAACATCGCCATCGCCCGGGCCCGGTGCTCACCGGCGAGCAGCGCGGAGATCGACGCCAGGACCTGCGGCGTCATGGCTGCGGCCGCAGCGCCCTGGACGACCCGGGCGGCGAGCAGTACGCCGATCGTCGGCGCGATCGCGCAGATCAGGGACATCACGGTGAAGCCGGTCA from Kribbella jejuensis includes these protein-coding regions:
- a CDS encoding MFS transporter, yielding MTDQLQAVTGPAATRSRAAASPLGPVALTTLLFGAFLPMLSFFIINVALPAIGSDLHAGSGELQLVVGSYGIANATLLVVGGRLGDGFGRKRLFLVGLTGFTVMSLICAIAPTIGVLLAARVVQGAAAAAMTPQVLASISALLAGEHRARAMAMFGVAGGAAAALGQILGGVLIEANVFNLGWRAVFLVNVPVGLLAIAAAFRVLPETKADRAQRVDLIGAALLALTLVLLLLPLTEGRPLGWPLWTWICLAASVPAVAVLGLHQHRSERSGHAPLIPPTVLRLRAMRIGLLLAVAFFTTFGGFMFVFAFATQGEAHMSPLEGGLSLLPLAVGFLITSIYGPRLQVRYGAGLILRGWLIQAVGYALLAVVALTLWPHVDPLRLAVPMLVAGFGSGLVMVPLIGVVLSQVPPAQAGLGSGILLTSQQTCLALGAATVGTAYLSIAGSNWGQGGALATVALAITAISVLMAPVTHQLRSSGKGA
- a CDS encoding pentapeptide repeat-containing protein, translated to MPTRTDPRSRLSADCGNCVGLCCVVLTFAKSADFAIDKPAGEPCPNLSDDHRCTIHSQLRSKGFQGCTVYDCFGAGQELTKRGPEMFAALPILRQLHELLWYLTEALEYNANAQPAIDRVERVCRTPNLADVDVAAERAAVNEVLLETSRSVRGHQPKKKDRRGADLIGARLHKADLSKADLRGAYLIAADLREANLRQADLIGADLRDADLCGADLTGALFLTQSQVNAARGDRTTRLPKVLTRPSHWTATGA